CTTGTTAATACATAAGGCAGCCCGAACAGACTTGCAAGGCTGGTGCTTTCTTTTCCTGTTGCAGGCATTCGCACATGTGGCACAAAATCCCCACTTCTGAAAAATGATGCAAAATGGATTCCATAGCGGAATCCTTTAACCCGTTCAAATAAATGTGCTGCCAGACGGCTTGTTGGTTCCCCGTCAAAATTCCCAGGAAACTGACGGTTGATATCACTGTTATCAGATACCCAGTATTTCATTCCGACATTCATTGAAAAATTATTCACACATGGAATGACCAGAATCTGATTATCTCCAACGATCGCACCACTGTTTTCCAGTTCTTTTAAACGTTTGACTAACTGAGAACAAATATATAACTGCTGATATTCATTTCCACGCATTGCTCCGACAATACATGCCGCTGGTTCTGATCCTTCACTTTGTTTTCCAAAGAGATATCCTTCGATCTTAAACTCATCTCTTAAGTAATTTCCTGAGGAATATATGATTTCTTTTTTCATAGTGCATTCCCTCCGATCACTCTGGCTACCAAGGACCCTTCCGTTACACTTGGATGTTCTCTTAATGTCATCAAAATACCATCGGTTGGGGCAACCACTTCTTCTTCCGTTGCTCCCATTAAAGGATTCTGTACGATCCCTATGATCTCGCCTTTCTTTACCGGATCCTTTAATCGCTTGTAAGAAACAAACAATCCACTGGATTCACAATTTAAATAAAAGATCTGGTCTTCGTGGATAAACGGAACCTTTGTTTTGCCTTGAACCTTTCCCTTCCAGATACCAAGTTCTGCCATCACCGAAAAAATTCCATCTATAATCTGGCGGCAGTACTCGTAACGGATACGAAATGCTGCACCGGATTCCGTAACCATAGTTGGGATTCCCATCTGGTTTAAAGTGAAAGCTAAACTTCCTTCATTCACTGTCTGAGAAGGATGGATCCAGACAAGATCCGTATTCATATATTTTGACAGATGAAGTAATGTCTCATCGTAATCGTTATTTAAACGTACTTGAGGAACTTCCTGCAAAAAGATATTACTAGAATGAATATCAATGCAACAGGATGCTCCTTTAATATCTTCGATCAATTTAGCTGCTGTATAATCTTCCAGACCTCCATTGATGTCTCCTGGAAATGCACTGCTGTAATCGATATCTGAGATTGGTACTGCTCTTGTTCGTGCATCCAGTCCTAATGGATTGACCGCCGGATACACATCGACAATACCTGTCAAATTCTCAAATTCTGCCTTGATCCGGCGAATGATCTCTCCGCAGATATACTGTCCGCCAAGCTCATCTCCGTAGATTCCAGACACCAGACAGATTCTCTTCTCCTCTCCAGTCACCACATCCGGCATCAGACGATTTCTTTTGATCCTTAGCATCTCTCCGATCGGAAGTTTTACAGATACGACTGTGTCTATCATATTAAAGCCTCTTTTCTATTGTTTTATCTGTATCGTAAATATTTTACTTTTCTTATTTTGCAAATAACATTTTTAATATGATCGGTGATAAGAGTGTTGTGACGAGGACCATGATAACCACTGGTGCAAAGAAAACTTCTGATAATAATCCAACAGAAATTCCTTTCTGTGCAACGATCAGTGCAACTTCACCTCGGCATACCATTCCTGCTCCGATCTGTACAGATTCTCTCTTCGTATATTTGCACAACAATGCTCCAAAACCGCATCCCGCGATCTTCGAGATCACTGCGATCACACATAAAATGATCGTAAAGATGATCAACGTCTGTGTCATTCCATGAATGTTTACATTCAGACCGATACTTGCAAAGAATACTGGTGTGATCAGCATATACGATAAAACTTCAATCTTGTTGTATATATAAAATCGTTCTGGGAGCCTGCATAAAATGATCCCTGCAAGATATGCACCTGTGATATCAGCGATTCCAAACACTTCTGCAAGAAATGCAAGTGCTAAGCAAAATGCAAGTGCAAACACCGGAACTCTTCTTCTATGACGTTCAATCTCTGGATTCTTATAAGTAGAAAGCCACTCAAAGAACTTCTTGATCCCAACTCCACCGATAATAGAAATCGCAAAGAATGCTGCCATCTGGATCAAGATCTTAAGGATTGCCTGAATATGGAATCCAGATGCTCCCCCAAGGCTTGTCATAATTGATAATAAAACGATTCCCAAGATATCATCAATGATCGCTGCCCCAAGGATTGCTGTTCCGACTCTTCCTTTTAAATGTCCCATATCCTGTAAGGCTTCTACTGTGATACTTACTGAAGTTGCTGTTAGGATCACTCCGATAAAGATCGATTCCATGATATTATTTCCATATATAACGGATAAAACAGCTCCCATGATAAGTGGGATCAATACTCCACATAACGCAATGACGAATGCAGGAATTCCACTCTTCTTCAACTCATCAATATCTGTCTCAAGACCTGCCTGAAACATTAAAACAACTACACCTACTTCAGCCAGATTTAAAACTGAATCTGAAGGACTCACTACATTAAGGACCACTGGTCCTAAAATGATTCCCGCGATCAATGCTCCAAC
The sequence above is drawn from the Anaerostipes hadrus ATCC 29173 = JCM 17467 genome and encodes:
- a CDS encoding cation:proton antiporter codes for the protein MEEYKFLLDIAIILAMTKSFSLVSKKFNMPPVVGALIAGIILGPVVLNVVSPSDSVLNLAEVGVVVLMFQAGLETDIDELKKSGIPAFVIALCGVLIPLIMGAVLSVIYGNNIMESIFIGVILTATSVSITVEALQDMGHLKGRVGTAILGAAIIDDILGIVLLSIMTSLGGASGFHIQAILKILIQMAAFFAISIIGGVGIKKFFEWLSTYKNPEIERHRRRVPVFALAFCLALAFLAEVFGIADITGAYLAGIILCRLPERFYIYNKIEVLSYMLITPVFFASIGLNVNIHGMTQTLIIFTIILCVIAVISKIAGCGFGALLCKYTKRESVQIGAGMVCRGEVALIVAQKGISVGLLSEVFFAPVVIMVLVTTLLSPIILKMLFAK
- a CDS encoding M14 family metallopeptidase, which encodes MKKEIIYSSGNYLRDEFKIEGYLFGKQSEGSEPAACIVGAMRGNEYQQLYICSQLVKRLKELENSGAIVGDNQILVIPCVNNFSMNVGMKYWVSDNSDINRQFPGNFDGEPTSRLAAHLFERVKGFRYGIHFASFFRSGDFVPHVRMPATGKESTSLASLFGLPYVLTSKQRNFDKKTLTYNWQINGTDAFSVYSGETDNIDVNLARKAVSAVLRFLTRMGILKYNCHNGYIASIIEEEDLVSVKASAPGFLRRFVTINEEVNRGQLLGEVINPYNGEILSEIRSTADGIIFYAEDQPTILENASAFQVIKKLHE
- a CDS encoding M14 family metallopeptidase, with translation MIDTVVSVKLPIGEMLRIKRNRLMPDVVTGEEKRICLVSGIYGDELGGQYICGEIIRRIKAEFENLTGIVDVYPAVNPLGLDARTRAVPISDIDYSSAFPGDINGGLEDYTAAKLIEDIKGASCCIDIHSSNIFLQEVPQVRLNNDYDETLLHLSKYMNTDLVWIHPSQTVNEGSLAFTLNQMGIPTMVTESGAAFRIRYEYCRQIIDGIFSVMAELGIWKGKVQGKTKVPFIHEDQIFYLNCESSGLFVSYKRLKDPVKKGEIIGIVQNPLMGATEEEVVAPTDGILMTLREHPSVTEGSLVARVIGGNAL